The following are encoded in a window of Salmo trutta chromosome 27, fSalTru1.1, whole genome shotgun sequence genomic DNA:
- the LOC115164469 gene encoding bifunctional methylenetetrahydrofolate dehydrogenase/cyclohydrolase, mitochondrial-like encodes MASLRALRKFCLQSKHQVCSLHMSASRQEAVVISGRKLARQIREEARTDVEQWVSTGNRRPHLSVVLVGDNVASHSYVLNKTRAAADVGISSETMLKPSCISEDELMDLIYKLNTDHRVDGLLVQLPLPEHIDERRICNAVSPDKDVDGFHVVNVGRMCLDQSTMLPATPWGVWEIIKRTGIPTLGKNVVVAGRSKNVGMPIAMLLHSDGRHERPGGDATVTISHRYTPKEQLRQHTRIADIVVAAAGIPNLITADMIKEGAVVIDVGINRVHDHVTGKDRLVGDVDFEGVRQKASFITPVPGGVGPMTVAMLMKNTIKAAKNLLLTPTERIRMVASS; translated from the exons ATGGCATCGCTGAGAGCTCTGAGAAAATTCTGCCTGCAATCTAAGCATCAAGTGTGCAGTCTACATATGTCCGCATCAAG ACAGGAAGCTGTGGTCATCTCAGGCAGGAAGTTGGCCCGTCAGATCCGGGAGGAGGCCAGGACCGATGTGGAACAGTGGGTCTCCACTGGCAACAGGAGACCCCACCTGAGCGTGGTCCTTGTAGGAGATAATGTAGCCAGTCACTCCTACGTCCTGAATAAGACCCGAGCTGCAGCTGATGTTG GTATCAGCAGTGAGACCATGCTGAAGCCCTCCTGTATCTCTGAGGATGAACTCATGGACCTGATCTACAAACTCAACACAGACCACCGGGTGGATGGCCTGCTGGTGCAACTGCCTCTGCCAG AACACATTGACGAGCGGCGCATCTGTAATGCTGTGTCCCCCGACAAGGATGTGGACGGCTTCCATGTGGTCAATGTGGGCCGCATGTGCCTGGACCAGTCCACCATGCTGCCCGCCACTCCCTGGGGAGTCTGGGAAATCATCAAACGCACAG GAATTCCTACCCTTGGAAAGAATGTTGTGGTAGCGGGACGCTCCAAGAATGTGGGCATGCCCATTGCCATGTTGCTGCACTCTGATGGACGCCATGAGAGGCCAGGGG GTGATGCCACGGTCACTATCTCTCACCGTTACACACCAAAGGAACAGCTCCGTCAGCACACAAGAATTGCAGACATCGTTGTTGCTGCTGCAG GGATTCCAAACCTCATCACCGCAGACATGATCAAAGAAGGAGCAGTCGTTATTGATGTTGGAATAAACAGAGTGCATGACCATGTGACTGGCAAGGACAGACTTGTAGGGGACGTGGATTTTGAAG GTGTGAGACAAAAGGCTAGCTTCATTACCCCAGTGCCTGGAGGAGTAGGACCCATGACAGTGGCCATGCTTATGAAGAACACAATCAAGGCAGCTAAGAACCTCCTGCTGACTCCCACTGAGAGGATCCGCATGGTAGCCTCTTCATAA